One genomic region from Drosophila subpulchrella strain 33 F10 #4 breed RU33 chromosome 2R, RU_Dsub_v1.1 Primary Assembly, whole genome shotgun sequence encodes:
- the LOC119550333 gene encoding uncharacterized protein LOC119550333 yields MKYAVIVLAIAMFAISAASASSAGQFLPRAFFTLDAEGHQSDVHPVNAHLLRRLRRQVYSASSSSSSSSSSSGNGVTFASTSHTIQNADGSGSAGSSYTQQQAAPASVGGVSFESRFGEDSASGQYNPSYNTGAYNGNNAAYNSNPASYNTASSVNTNTGYGSTSNYQQSYGSGAVPATQIHQTVTTFDANGNQKVTTVQGATDETGVLNVQKTEAHYSG; encoded by the exons ATGAAATACGCTGTGATTGTGTTGGCCATTGCCATGTTTGCGATTTCTGCCGCTTCAGCCTCTTCCG CTGGCCAGTTCCTGCCCCGTGCCTTCTTCACTTTGGACGCGGAGGGTCACCAGTCAGATGTCCACCCTGTGAACGCCCATCTGCTGAGGCGTCTTCGTCGCCAGGTGTATTCCGCCTCatcatcctcctcctcctcctcctcatccAGTGGAAATGGCGTAACCTTCGCCTCCACCTCGCACACCATTCAAAATGCCGATGGTTCCGGCTCCGCTGGCAGCTCTTACACCCAGCAGCAGGCTGCTCCTGCTTCTGTGGGAGG CGTGAGCTTTGAAAGCCGTTTCGGTGAGGATTCTGCATCGGGCCAATACAACCCCAGCTATAACACCGGGGCCTATAATGGTAACAACGCGGCCTATAATAGCAACCCGGCGTCCTACAACACTGCTTCCTCCGTCAACACCAACACCGGATATGGAAGCACCAGCAACTACCAGCAGAGCTATGGATCTGGAGCCGTGCCCGCCACCCAAATCCACCAGACCGTCACCACCTTTGATGCCAACGGCAACCAGAAGGTGACCACCGTCCAGGGTGCTACCGATGAGACCGGTGTCCTCAACGTCCAGAAGACCGAGGCCCACTACTCTGGTTAA